The genomic interval AACTAGACGACATAAGTTCActcttaaaatagaaaatagaaaaactaaaaacgtaCACAGTGAATGAGCTTCAATTAAGTAGtctttttctatattttctttcttattgatGGAAAGTGCGAACCTTAACCGTCAGTCGATTTGCTTAGAAGAACCAAAACAGCCTGGAGAATTTGAAGAGCAGATACTGCAGCTATTAAATCACCTCATACTCTTATTGAGGTTAATTTATGCATGACCTCATATGACATCataacatttacataaaaaagaCCTGGATCAACAGCAACTGCTGGGATATTAGAGAGATGAGACATGTTAACCTGATGCATTTAGAATTTCTCTCCACttgggaaataaataaaaaaactctatcctgaaatcaaagaaaacagatttttcttcTAAGTTTTGGTAATCcaatatgatatatataataattaacatCCTATTAGCTCAATTTTGGTCTGCACCAACCTCCAAGACAGGAAGAAGGACAAAAGGCTTTTGAACTTACTAATTATTTTACGAAATCTAGAGACACACTCATTTTTATTTACCTACGTTTACCCAAAAATGTTAGGCAATGCTCCAAAACTTCTGGATACCCAACTAAGAGCTCTCTGAGGTTTGGACTTGGATGTGAAGATTCTTATAAAAACTAAACTCTTtaactaatttaatttaacaactTTTAAATAATGTCCTATTGGGTTATGCTGTATATATTTTTGGTTTACTcttcttttaatatttaatttcacttgtctttccattttcattattattataaagcagGTCTTTTACTTTCTTGTTATATATCACTCTCATCATAATTAATTGGTGTAAAACCGGGCGTGAGTGACATGTCAGGTGTTGGTTTGTGGTGAGTGGCGGTCGGAGTCAAAGTCTCCGCTCTACCTGATCGCAGCAGTTAATCCCCgaacagaacaacatacattcTCCACATCACAACAGCTCTGTTACacttaaataaaacatcagtCAGGTTTTGGTTCAACTGTCTGAAGCAaacactcagcagcagcagcagcagaggacagcTGTCGTTTTTCATATGATAAGAGTGGTATGTGTCTTGACTTTACATTCATTCATAGTTTATTCACATCAGGGATAATCCACATGAATCCACATCTTTACGATGAATTGTTTTAGTCAAATGGCTCCTGTTAATGTGCAGCCCAGAGCAGGTTGTAATAAGAGGTGAGGACAGAATACATGAAAGCACATTTAGGATGTGTACAAATGGCCCAGAATGCCGCTGagccatagactgtgtataaagatggatgacgagTCTTCACGTCCTCCTGCTATCCAGCTATTTAATATGATGTAgattaaagacatttttttaagatGGAAGAGTCTCTTTTTTCTGTGTCCCTGCCTCTTCTGACAAGGTTCACTGGTTGTCCCTTgcacttgatttaaaaagaaaaaagcatttGTAGTTACTGCTCCGGTCCTGTGGAACGCCCTTTTAATATCCACAGCCTCTGTAGACGCATTTCAAAAAGACTCATTTATTTAAACTGGCCTTTTGTTGGTTTGCTACCGTCTATTTCTCCAAATGTGAGGCATGtttatttcctgcttctttGTTTGTTAATTTGAACAATTGTTCTTTTGTGACGCACTTTATGACTTTGGTCCAGGAATGTTGGCAAACTAATTCAACTATCAGATCTCCAGTGGCTTTAACCAATTGGCTTTAACCAATCAGCATTCGACAATGGAGTAGGACTTTCCGTAAATCGGTTTTACCAGAGGCTTGGTTAAATCACAAGATGACTCAGGCTTTGGAGACATGTTTTCAGCAGAAACCGAACTGCTGGTCTTGAGTGCTCATATGATGTATGTAGCAGTCACAGAAGCACTTTGAGGATGAGCCTGGCTGACAGACCCTCTGTGGAGGAGGCTGCGTTCCAGGACTCTGGGGAAGGCTTCCCAGACTCTCTGCCAGAAATAACTGAGGGTGCTGAAGATTCCACTGTGCCGCCCCAGGCCGAGACGAGAGTCAAACTGAGATGCTAAAAGCACCATGTTGCTGTGTGGCCTCAGATGACTCACCTTGACCTCCTGACATATGGATGCTCTGGTTTCTTGTATACCTGCAGACAGAGGGATTTACAGGAGAATGAGCGCAAAACTGTGTGAGAATACCGTGTTTCTGTATGTGAGAAAAAAAGTTTTCATGAAATAATAAAGAGTAGACAGGTTATAATGAGAAATTACGTCTGACCTCCAGTATAACAAAAAAATCTACTTTTAAACTTGAAACAATGCTATTTAGATCAAGAAATAATTTCAACAATTTGATTCTAACACACCAGTGGTGCTCAGAGCTGAAATCTGTAAAGGTCTCAACTTTGCTCttgttttctttgatttctcagagaataattgagagatattgattgaaaaaatctgacatattgAGATGACTGAAGAGTCTCTGGTGCTGAATGTAAGGGGACTGGTCCTCGGAAGAAGTATGTGCCATTTAAGTGTTGTTTCTCATAGTATTCTAAGACAGTGGTGTGAGGAAATTAATGGTCGTAATTTAGTGTCCAGCCCACGTGAAGGATCAGTACACTGTCAAATGTGCCAGAATCACATAAAGAAGGATTTAACCCACAgttctttcttttacaaaaatgCCTTAACGtcattgtttaataaaaaaatatattgtaaaaTCAGCGTCACATCACCTAAACCACACATGAGGTGAGCATTACTAATTTAATACTCTTACGATATTCAATGTATCGTCAGGGTTATCATCCATTTCCCTGTAAAGCTCACCGTCCAGTCATATCATCAATTATAAAAACCTGACGTCAGCGCTCAACCCATGTATTCCCagtacagagtgtgtgtgtgtgtgtgtgcgttggagTGGGTGTGATTGGTCACCTCTGCGTAAGAGAGGATGCTTTCCTGCGCTTACAGTTGTGCGCTTTTTAAACCGAGCAGAGGGCAGAGGTgttcagaccacacacacacagccgccaGGGATCGAGACCCACGAGCGGAGTCGAGCAGAACCGAACCGAGCGGACCAGTGCGCACCAAGAGACACAGCCTCTCCAAACCGAAGCGCACAGATCCAGGGGAAGAGGAGCGAGTACGCAGAGTCATGACGCTGCCAACAGTGCGACAACTTTTTATTGTATGCTTATTCTGGTTTCTTGGATGTTGCAGCTCCACAGGTGAGTGATCATAATAATAGAAAAACGTGCTTTTAAAGTTCAAGAGCTCAACTACATCTATtagttgtagttttttttcttgtttgttttttaccttaGATGGCATACCATAATGTATGATAAAAGTCAGTTAAAGTGAATCATTTAAGCTGGCACTGGAATAAAACAACTATTGGTTAGAAAAGGTAGTACAGTATTGAAagtattaattatttttctttttctttatacatatatattaactTATTCatgatatattgtatttttttaagggGATTATTTACGTTGTGTTTAAAATCTCTGTTTACAAAAATACCTGTAGCTGTAACTGGTGCAAAAACTACAATATTCTCCACAACATGAGGTGGAACTGAAGAGgaagtataaaatatataaaaccacATACTCAAGTAATGCACACATACTGTATCTTAAAGGGAGTAAGCGAGTAATTGTTGTATTTAGTTACTTGCCCTGATGTCATATTTAGTTACTTGCCTTGATGTTAAGACTTCTATTACCAATACTTTTGCAGAAAGCCTCtttattgtaaatgtattttctcctctctgATTGAGAAGCAGACTCAGTGCTGGTCTGGTAAATAGATTCATATAGAACAATCCCTATGATGTCACTGTGCACCACAAACACAGTATTATGGCAAATCTTGCTACAATTCCTTATGATTGTAGATGCAATTACTTTTTTGGTGTAAAACAATTGAGATGCTGCATTGCCATAAATAATCTTCCCTGAATGGT from Pleuronectes platessa chromosome 14, fPlePla1.1, whole genome shotgun sequence carries:
- the nms gene encoding uncharacterized protein nms isoform X2 is translated as MLSCAYSCALFKPSRGQRCSDHTHTAARDRDPRAESSRTEPSGPVRTKRHSLSKPKRTDPGEEERVRRVMTLPTVRQLFIVCLFWFLGCCSSTDASPYDQWEDDIEFRKVRGIQGGDLNDVLWRDQDEEQVQNVFKRFLFHYSKALDSVGAVQHESHSVHPLMRLSPKLSQRRKVLLLKI